From one Amaranthus tricolor cultivar Red isolate AtriRed21 chromosome 17, ASM2621246v1, whole genome shotgun sequence genomic stretch:
- the LOC130803950 gene encoding probable magnesium transporter NIPA9 translates to MWEAVLLTLAATAGNNIGKVLQKKGTLILPPLSFKLKVIRTYAFNKRWVTGFLMDIGGALLMLRALSLAPVSVIQPISGCGLAILSIFSHFYLKELMNVLDWMGIALAGIGTIGIGAGGEDQQTSPISIFHLPFLAFVVVIMFIILNGWLRIYRRQRREQELMQSEVVEEIIYGLESGILFGMASVISKLGFILLEQGFSTMVLPLSVAISICCSGTGFVYQTRGLKHGRAIVVSTCAAVASIVTGVLAGMFALGEHLPTAPGARLLLLLGWLLIILGVILLVSSTRLVRFLPGSAKRSGRSGLDKSFSAKQTESIRTRDPNPCAVIHTNTLHHLLTSTTKEKS, encoded by the exons ATGTGGGAAGCTGTGCTTCTTACCTTAGCGGCAACGGCCGGAAACAACATCGGAAAAGTCTTGCAGAAGAAAGGCACCCTCATTCTACCCCCTCTCTCTTTCAAGCTCAAG GTGATTAGGACCTATGCATTCAATAAACGTTGGGTCACAGGATTTTTGATGGATATTGGTGGTGCACTTTTGATGTTGAGGGCATTATCTCTTGCTCCG GTCTCTGTTATTCAACCTATTTCTGGTTGCGGACTTGCTATACTTTCCATTTTCTCTCACTTTTACTTGAAGGAGCTAATGAATGTTCTAGATTGGATGGGAATTGCACTGGCTGGAATTGGCACAATAG GAATTGGTGCTGGAGGTGAAGATCAGCAGACTTCTCCTATCTCTATCTTCCATCTTCCTTTTCTCGCCTTTGTTGTAGTCATCATGTTT ATAATTTTGAATGGATGGCTTCGTATTTACAGACGGCAACGAAGAGAGCAAGAATTG ATGCAATCAGAAGTTGTTGAAGAAATAATTTACGGGCTGGAGTCTGGAATTCTGTTTGG GATGGCGTCTGTCATATCAAAACTCGGATTTATACTTTTGGAGCAGGGGTTTTCAACAATGGTTCTTCCGCTTAGTGTAGCAATAAGTATATGCTGCAGTGGCACAGGATTTGTGTACCAG ACTAGGGGTTTGAAGCACGGGAGGGCTATTGTGGTTTCAACATGTGCTGCTGTAGCATCAATTGTGACTGGCGTACTTGCAGGCATGTTTGCCTTGGGTGAGCACTTGCCTACAGCTCCTGGAGCTCGCCTCTTACTGTTACTTGGATG GTTACTTATAATTTTAGGAGTGATTCTGTTGGTAAGCTCTACTAGGCTGGTGCGTTTCCTTCCAGGGTCAGCGAAACGGTCCGGTCGAAGTGGGTTGGATAAGAGCTTCAGTGCCAAGCAAACGGAATCAATCCGAACTAGGGATCCGAACCCTTGTGCCGTAATTCATACAAACACTTTGCATCATTTGTTAACGTCTACCACAAAGGAGAAATCTTGA
- the LOC130803951 gene encoding zinc finger BED domain-containing protein DAYSLEEPER-like has translation MPKSKLGLLISEIPSLYDYVVKMAKVMLEKYKKYWDSMNGLMGVATILDPRYKMALIRFYFAKIFDKYEYDREVSRISNLLRRLVDEYESRSENTQSKRQLPSNLASGGSSCDDVGMEEFAQFLERDKNQTYEKSDLDKYLENANIPLEDNFDILNWWKTNGSTYPVLQQVARDILSIPSSIRISF, from the coding sequence ATGCCTAAATCTAAGTTGGGCCTTCTGATTTCTGAAATCCCGTCTTTATATGATTATGTGGTAAAGATGGCGAAAgtaatgttagagaaatataagaaatattggGATAGTATGAATGGTTTGATGGGAGTTGCAACTATACTTGATCCTAGGTATAAAATGGCTCTTATACGATTTTATTTTGCAAAGATATTTGATAAATATGAGTATGATAGAGAGGTTAGCAGAATTAGCAATCTATTAAGGAGATTAGTTGATGAATATGAGTCTAGGAGTGAGAATACTCAAAGTAAGAGGCAACTACCTTCCAATTTAGCAAGTGGTGGGAGTTCTTGTGATGATGTTGGTATGGAAGAGTTTGCACAATTTCTAGAGCGAGacaaaaatcaaacttatgAAAAATCTGATTTGGATAAGTATTTGGAAAATGCTAACATACCACTTGAAGATAATTTTGATATTCTAAATTGGTGGAAAACAAATGGAAGCACATACCCCGTTCTTCAACAAGTAGCACGGGATATTTTGAGTATTCCTTCTTCCATCCGGATCAGCTTTTAG